A genome region from Variovorax paradoxus includes the following:
- a CDS encoding DUF2325 domain-containing protein translates to MQEHAVLLRAYARVQERCSRLLAEQAALVERLEAQIVRLRGALVARDSAVAIVREELAARAVAGSALPKRLSGLLAPGNRRHLMAPPAQVPSDLREKAVLCVGHQQDAPSLARQLVEIAGGRYLHHDGGDDADDPALEASLRAADLVICQTGCVSHGAYWRVQDHCRRTGKPCVLVGEPQPMLFVRNPAAAQGA, encoded by the coding sequence ATGCAAGAACATGCCGTGTTGCTGCGGGCCTATGCCCGCGTGCAGGAGCGATGCTCGCGCCTGCTGGCCGAGCAGGCCGCGCTCGTCGAAAGGCTCGAGGCGCAGATCGTGCGCCTGCGCGGTGCTCTCGTTGCGCGCGACTCGGCCGTTGCCATCGTGCGCGAGGAACTGGCGGCACGCGCGGTAGCCGGTTCTGCACTGCCGAAGCGGCTCAGCGGCTTGCTCGCGCCGGGCAACCGGCGGCACCTGATGGCGCCGCCGGCGCAGGTGCCGTCCGACCTGCGCGAGAAAGCCGTGCTTTGCGTCGGCCATCAGCAGGACGCGCCATCGCTGGCGCGCCAGCTGGTCGAGATTGCCGGTGGCCGCTACCTGCATCACGACGGCGGCGACGACGCCGACGATCCCGCGCTCGAAGCCAGCCTGCGCGCGGCGGACCTGGTGATCTGCCAGACCGGTTGCGTGAGCCACGGCGCTTATTGGCGCGTCCAGGACCATTGCCGCCGCACCGGCAAGCCTTGCGTGCTGGTCGGCGAGCCACAGCCGATGCTGTTCGTGCGAAACCCTGCCGCGGCGCAGGGCGCCTAG
- a CDS encoding vWA domain-containing protein produces the protein MTQAFAPRFRKPLVVLLCAPLLLTACGATEPPALAGAVRWPTPAPDSRLQVTQAVPNFEAPSATGCARPIQTHETPGLQRVSQVERHGTRERRALADAAAPADALRKPSRPGVAGSLAASVAPMAEAAAMPSPVAPASPAAPAVAGAPRIALQPPVQAPRPANETVTAGMVDDNADFGEYMAFRGRTQVPHRERDISARYLLQVRDTRGTVVPDAEVAVQAPSGAAMWARTDAGGRAWLHPNAFDKAQGELYEVTVRKNGRHGKAFLQRGQKNAVDVVLDGQPGAAPARAQLDLVFLIDATGSMDDEIAKLKGTLRTIADQVAKLPSRPDTCFGLVAYRDRTDEFLVRRHDFTNDLNAFQGVLDKLQAAGGGDYPEAMNEALNETVHKLSWRGNGTTRLVVLLADAPPHLDYGGPQYDDDMAAALGKGIKVFSVGASGLDKQGEYIQRQIAQYTGGRFVFLTYKEAANPASGPGTQTVHDVGNYSVQTLDKLIVRLVSEELGKLPAGG, from the coding sequence ATGACCCAAGCCTTCGCCCCCCGGTTCCGCAAGCCGCTCGTCGTCCTGCTATGCGCCCCATTGCTCCTGACGGCCTGCGGCGCCACCGAGCCCCCCGCCTTGGCCGGCGCCGTGAGATGGCCGACGCCAGCGCCCGACAGCCGCCTTCAGGTGACGCAGGCCGTACCGAATTTCGAGGCTCCGTCAGCCACCGGTTGCGCGAGGCCGATCCAGACGCACGAGACGCCGGGACTGCAGCGCGTTTCGCAGGTCGAGCGGCACGGAACCCGCGAACGGCGCGCGCTGGCCGACGCAGCGGCGCCGGCGGATGCGTTGCGCAAGCCGTCGCGACCGGGGGTTGCGGGTTCATTGGCCGCATCCGTCGCACCGATGGCTGAAGCCGCTGCGATGCCCTCGCCGGTCGCTCCGGCTTCGCCCGCCGCACCCGCGGTCGCTGGCGCGCCGCGCATCGCCCTGCAGCCGCCCGTCCAGGCACCGCGCCCCGCCAACGAAACCGTCACCGCCGGCATGGTCGACGACAACGCCGACTTCGGCGAATACATGGCCTTCCGCGGCCGCACGCAGGTGCCGCACCGCGAGCGCGACATCAGCGCGCGCTACCTGCTCCAGGTGCGCGACACGCGCGGCACCGTCGTGCCCGATGCCGAGGTGGCCGTGCAGGCGCCGAGCGGCGCCGCGATGTGGGCCCGTACCGATGCGGGCGGGCGCGCATGGCTGCATCCGAACGCCTTCGACAAGGCGCAAGGCGAGCTGTACGAGGTCACCGTGCGCAAGAACGGCCGGCACGGCAAGGCCTTCCTGCAGCGCGGGCAGAAGAATGCCGTCGACGTGGTGCTCGACGGCCAGCCGGGCGCGGCGCCGGCGCGGGCGCAGCTCGACCTGGTCTTCCTGATCGATGCAACCGGCTCCATGGACGACGAGATCGCCAAGCTCAAGGGCACGTTGCGCACCATCGCCGACCAGGTCGCGAAGCTGCCGAGCCGGCCCGACACCTGCTTCGGCCTGGTGGCCTACCGCGACCGCACCGACGAGTTCCTCGTGCGGCGGCACGACTTCACCAACGACCTGAATGCCTTCCAGGGCGTGCTCGACAAGCTGCAGGCCGCGGGCGGCGGCGACTATCCCGAGGCGATGAACGAGGCGCTGAACGAGACTGTCCACAAGCTGAGCTGGCGCGGCAACGGCACCACCCGCCTCGTGGTGCTGCTGGCCGACGCGCCGCCCCACCTCGACTACGGCGGCCCGCAATACGACGACGACATGGCCGCCGCACTCGGCAAGGGCATCAAGGTGTTCAGCGTGGGGGCGTCGGGCCTCGACAAGCAGGGCGAATACATCCAGCGACAGATCGCGCAGTACACCGGCGGACGCTTCGTGTTCCTGACCTACAAGGAGGCGGCCAACCCGGCGAGCGGCCCGGGAACGCAGACCGTGCACGACGTCGGCAACTACTCGGTGCAGACGCTGGACAAGCTGATCGTGCGCCTGGTTTCCGAAGAATTGGGGAAGTTGCCCGCAGGTGGTTGA
- a CDS encoding enoyl-CoA hydratase, translating to MSYENIEVRTEAGKVGIITLNRPKALNALNDALMTELGQALKAFDADEAIGCIIVTGSERAFAAGADIAAMAKYSFIDTYKGDYITRNWEIIRSIRKPVIGAVAGFALGGGCELAMMCDFIIAADNAKFGQPEIKIGVIPGAGGTQRLPRAVGKSKAMDMVLTARMMDAAEAERAGLVSRVVPFEKLADEALGAALVICGFSQISVMAAKESVNRAFEGGLSDGVMFERRLFHALFATQDQKEGMDAFLTKRQPDFKNA from the coding sequence ATGAGCTACGAAAACATCGAAGTGCGGACCGAAGCTGGCAAGGTCGGCATCATCACCCTCAATCGCCCGAAGGCGCTCAATGCGCTCAACGACGCGCTGATGACCGAACTGGGCCAGGCCCTGAAGGCCTTCGACGCGGACGAGGCGATCGGCTGCATCATCGTGACCGGCAGCGAGCGCGCCTTCGCGGCCGGTGCCGACATCGCGGCGATGGCCAAGTACAGCTTCATCGACACGTACAAGGGCGACTACATCACGCGCAACTGGGAAATTATCCGCTCGATCCGCAAGCCGGTGATCGGTGCGGTGGCCGGCTTTGCGCTGGGCGGCGGCTGCGAGCTGGCGATGATGTGCGACTTCATCATCGCGGCCGACAACGCCAAGTTCGGCCAGCCCGAGATCAAGATCGGCGTGATCCCCGGCGCCGGCGGCACGCAGCGCCTGCCGCGCGCGGTGGGCAAGAGCAAGGCCATGGACATGGTGCTCACCGCCCGCATGATGGACGCCGCCGAGGCCGAGCGCGCGGGCCTGGTGAGCCGCGTGGTGCCGTTCGAGAAGCTTGCCGACGAGGCGCTCGGCGCCGCGCTGGTCATCTGCGGCTTCTCGCAGATCTCGGTGATGGCGGCGAAGGAATCGGTCAACCGCGCCTTCGAGGGCGGCCTGAGCGACGGCGTGATGTTCGAGCGCCGGCTGTTCCATGCGCTGTTCGCCACCCAGGACCAGAAGGAGGGCATGGACGCCTTCCTCACGAAGCGCCAGCCGGATTTCAAGAACGCCTGA
- a CDS encoding sigma-70 family RNA polymerase sigma factor gives MSALPRAPSDRSSSSAPERQAMPDDQLMLAYARGDAAAFDVLYARHEGALFRFVKRLLGARLAAQADEVFQDTWMRIVSARESFSPQGATWRTWAFTIAHNLAMDRLRVSGREVALDAHADDSSDPVPTLEHGVRGATDAVAHPSAEELAFWRAAGRRLLACLDELPADQRAAFLLHHEDGLTVEALASSLEIGFETVRSRLRYGLQKLRACMERYLSVLEQRA, from the coding sequence ATGTCCGCGCTTCCCCGCGCCCCTTCCGACCGCAGCTCGTCGTCCGCACCCGAGCGCCAGGCCATGCCCGACGACCAGTTGATGCTGGCGTACGCGCGAGGCGACGCCGCCGCGTTCGACGTGCTCTACGCACGCCATGAAGGCGCGCTGTTCCGCTTCGTCAAGCGGCTGCTGGGCGCGAGGCTCGCGGCGCAGGCCGACGAGGTGTTCCAGGACACCTGGATGCGGATCGTCTCTGCGCGCGAGAGCTTTTCGCCGCAAGGCGCCACCTGGCGGACCTGGGCGTTCACCATCGCCCACAACCTCGCCATGGACCGCCTGCGCGTGAGCGGGCGCGAGGTGGCGCTCGACGCGCATGCCGACGACAGCAGCGACCCCGTGCCCACGCTCGAGCACGGCGTGCGCGGCGCCACGGACGCGGTCGCGCATCCGTCGGCCGAAGAACTCGCGTTCTGGCGTGCCGCCGGCCGGCGCCTGCTGGCCTGCCTCGACGAACTGCCGGCGGACCAGCGCGCCGCCTTCCTGCTGCACCATGAAGACGGGCTGACGGTCGAGGCGCTGGCCTCGAGCCTGGAGATCGGCTTCGAGACCGTGCGAAGCCGGCTGCGCTACGGGCTGCAGAAACTGCGCGCCTGCATGGAGCGCTACCTGTCGGTGCTGGAGCAGCGGGCATGA
- a CDS encoding SMR family transporter gives MSSNYAFLFVAIVAEVIATSFLKGSEGFTRLWPTLAAVAGYAVAFFFLSLTLRTIPTGIAYAIWSGVGIVLISLVSWLWFGQKLDGPAIAGLGLIIAGVVVVNVFSKSVSH, from the coding sequence ATGAGTTCCAACTACGCCTTCCTGTTCGTGGCCATCGTGGCCGAAGTCATCGCCACCAGTTTTCTCAAGGGCTCCGAGGGCTTCACCCGGCTCTGGCCCACGCTCGCGGCCGTGGCCGGCTATGCGGTGGCTTTCTTCTTTCTGTCGCTGACGCTGCGCACCATCCCCACAGGCATCGCTTACGCGATCTGGTCGGGCGTGGGCATCGTGCTGATCTCGCTGGTGAGCTGGCTGTGGTTCGGCCAGAAGCTCGATGGCCCGGCCATCGCGGGGCTCGGGCTGATCATCGCGGGTGTGGTGGTGGTGAACGTGTTCTCGAAGTCGGTTTCCCATTGA
- a CDS encoding M61 family metallopeptidase translates to MATTKTRTASRRATAAATPAKTIAGVRYRVECADLHAHLFSVTLTIDSPAAQQQVSLPVWIPGSYLVREFAKNLQGLRATQGRRKPALTQLDKCSWRVECEPGQPLVLNYQVCAYDNSVRTAWLDAERGFFNGTSVCLRVEGQTDAPHAIEIVAPALPAGAAPWSCATALVPVKADRSGFGSYQASGYDELADSPVELGAFWSAEFEACGVPHRFVIAGAAASFDGDRLIADTQAICEAEIRFWHGDKAGKRGGPKLPIDRYVFMLNAVDDGYGGLEHRHSTALICNRRDLPQRGEKKKQPEGYTTLMGLISHEYFHTWNVKRMRPAEFARYDYSRENYTQLLWFFEGFTSYYDDLLLRRAGRIDDAAYLRLLNKTLNQVMQTPGRLVQPVADASFDAWVKYYRQDEQTPNSTVSYYTKGALVALCFDLTLRHEGKGSLDDVMRHLWTHSGGGPISEADIAAALEAVSGRSYAAELARWVHSTDELPLAQLLRVHGVATLEDPSQQAQTLGMRVAEANGSVQVKVVLRGGAAEKAGFSANDEWIGIELPAAGRKGAQRPAQAWRIAKLDDLALYLGDAAKCTAIVSRDRKLIRLPLSLPAGVTTWRLFAHDAGKVANWLKG, encoded by the coding sequence ATGGCGACGACGAAGACCCGGACCGCATCGCGCCGCGCCACCGCCGCCGCCACGCCCGCGAAGACCATCGCGGGTGTGCGCTACCGCGTCGAATGCGCGGACCTGCATGCGCATCTCTTTTCCGTCACGCTCACCATCGATTCGCCTGCTGCGCAGCAGCAGGTGTCGCTGCCGGTGTGGATTCCCGGCAGCTACCTGGTGCGCGAGTTCGCCAAGAACCTGCAGGGCCTGCGCGCCACGCAGGGCCGCCGCAAGCCGGCGCTGACGCAGCTCGACAAGTGCAGCTGGCGTGTCGAATGCGAGCCCGGCCAGCCGCTGGTGCTGAACTACCAGGTCTGCGCGTACGACAACTCGGTGCGCACCGCTTGGCTCGATGCCGAACGCGGCTTCTTCAACGGCACCAGCGTGTGCCTTCGCGTCGAGGGCCAGACCGACGCGCCGCATGCCATCGAGATCGTCGCGCCCGCGCTGCCGGCCGGTGCGGCCCCGTGGTCGTGCGCCACCGCGCTGGTGCCGGTGAAGGCCGACAGGTCCGGCTTCGGCAGCTACCAGGCCTCGGGCTACGACGAGCTGGCCGACAGCCCGGTCGAGCTCGGCGCGTTCTGGAGCGCCGAGTTCGAGGCCTGCGGCGTGCCGCACCGCTTCGTGATCGCGGGGGCTGCGGCCTCGTTCGACGGCGACAGGCTCATTGCCGACACGCAGGCCATCTGCGAGGCAGAGATCCGCTTCTGGCACGGCGACAAGGCCGGCAAGCGCGGCGGGCCGAAGCTGCCGATCGACCGCTACGTGTTCATGCTGAACGCGGTGGACGACGGCTACGGCGGGCTCGAGCACCGTCATTCCACGGCGCTGATCTGCAACCGCCGCGACCTGCCACAGCGCGGCGAGAAGAAGAAGCAGCCCGAGGGCTACACCACGCTGATGGGGCTCATCAGCCACGAGTACTTCCACACCTGGAACGTCAAGCGCATGCGGCCCGCCGAGTTCGCGCGCTACGACTACAGCCGCGAGAACTACACGCAGCTGCTGTGGTTCTTCGAGGGCTTCACCAGCTACTACGACGACCTGCTGCTGCGCCGCGCGGGCCGCATAGACGACGCGGCCTACCTGCGCCTGCTGAACAAGACGCTCAACCAGGTCATGCAGACGCCGGGCCGGCTGGTGCAGCCGGTGGCCGACGCGAGCTTCGACGCCTGGGTCAAGTACTACCGCCAGGACGAGCAGACGCCCAACAGCACGGTGAGCTACTACACCAAGGGCGCGCTGGTCGCGCTGTGCTTCGACCTCACGCTGCGCCACGAAGGCAAGGGTTCGCTCGATGACGTGATGCGCCACCTCTGGACGCACAGCGGCGGCGGGCCGATCAGCGAGGCCGACATCGCCGCCGCGCTGGAAGCGGTGAGCGGCCGCTCGTACGCGGCCGAGCTTGCGCGCTGGGTGCACTCGACCGACGAGCTGCCTCTCGCACAGCTCCTTCGCGTGCATGGCGTGGCCACGCTGGAGGACCCGTCGCAGCAGGCGCAGACGCTCGGCATGCGCGTGGCCGAGGCGAACGGCAGCGTGCAGGTGAAGGTGGTGCTGCGCGGCGGAGCGGCCGAGAAGGCCGGCTTCTCCGCGAACGACGAATGGATCGGCATCGAGCTGCCCGCCGCCGGCAGGAAGGGCGCGCAGCGGCCGGCGCAGGCCTGGCGCATCGCCAAGCTCGACGACCTGGCGCTGTACCTGGGCGATGCCGCGAAATGCACGGCCATCGTGTCGCGCGACCGCAAGCTGATCCGGCTGCCGCTGTCGCTGCCGGCCGGCGTGACCACCTGGCGCCTGTTCGCGCACGACGCCGGCAAGGTCGCGAACTGGCTGAAGGGCTGA